One stretch of Aeromicrobium fastidiosum DNA includes these proteins:
- the rplJ gene encoding 50S ribosomal protein L10: MVNAEKIAAVAELADNFRESSGAVLTEYRGLTVKQLQELRRSLGEDVHYAVAKNTLTKIAAKDAGVELDNELLVGPTAIAFIKGDPVLAAKSLRDFAKGNAPLIIKGGFLDGKILSAEEINKLADLESREVLLAKLAGGMKASLSGAASLFAAPLSQAARVLGALQAKAADDPSILAAGPEPVAAAEEAPVADEATETPAEAPADAAPVEASSDAETSEG; this comes from the coding sequence ATGGTCAACGCGGAAAAGATTGCCGCCGTTGCCGAGCTCGCGGACAATTTCCGTGAGTCGAGCGGCGCAGTTCTCACCGAGTACCGCGGTCTCACCGTGAAGCAGCTGCAGGAACTGCGGCGCTCGCTCGGTGAGGACGTGCACTATGCCGTCGCCAAGAACACGCTCACCAAGATCGCCGCCAAGGACGCAGGTGTGGAGCTCGACAACGAGCTGCTCGTCGGTCCGACCGCGATCGCCTTCATCAAGGGCGATCCCGTGCTGGCAGCGAAGAGTCTGCGTGACTTCGCGAAGGGCAACGCCCCCCTCATCATCAAGGGAGGCTTCCTCGACGGGAAGATACTCTCTGCTGAGGAGATCAACAAGCTGGCCGACCTCGAGTCGCGCGAGGTCCTCCTCGCCAAGCTCGCAGGTGGCATGAAGGCCAGCCTGTCCGGCGCAGCGTCGCTGTTCGCCGCCCCGCTGTCGCAGGCCGCCCGTGTGCTGGGTGCCCTGCAGGCGAAGGCCGCAGACGACCCGTCGATCCTGGCAGCGGGCCCCGAGCCCGTCGCCGCCGCCGAGGAGGCCCCTGTGGCCGACGAGGCAACCGAAACCCCGGCCGAGGCACCCGCCGACGCCGCACCTGTCGAAGCGTCGTCAGACGCTGAGACGTCCGAGGGCTGA
- a CDS encoding MCE family protein, whose amino-acid sequence MARTPVLERGSSLKILGAAFVAMVIFFLWITYAFFTKAFVDYDNVTLTTDTTGVNLPRNADVKLRGMIVGEVRKVSLDSDGQGVKLILGMNPKLIGDVPKNVTAQLVPKTLFGEKYVALIPPAAGTGGGQSLQAGDTITKADVPIEVETLLNDLYPLLQAVDPASLSYTLSAVSTALEGRGTQVGETLVTLNSYLKKVNPDVPQLVTDLTKLGTVSDAYAAALPDLGRLLRNTVVTGNTVVAKKAQLAAFFDEGTQLADTLTTFTKANGDNLTQLAKDSRPVLEMVGDYSVTFPCFLKSMATLIPRLDSAFRDGMLHIDVELIPQPNAYSPNENTDVSKADFDKASTGPAARNGKDINAQNAATPSCLDLNEINKGRAQQEKLSSQANPFTVPADVYKLVGVKRAHSKFGSVGPDGDFAQNRPAASSLELEDLVQPSAAGIDSASERSELNVFLGAALGMSPGDVPDIGSLMISPVMRGAAVSAR is encoded by the coding sequence ATGGCGCGTACTCCTGTCCTCGAGCGCGGCTCGTCGCTCAAGATCCTTGGCGCCGCCTTCGTGGCGATGGTGATCTTCTTCCTGTGGATCACCTACGCCTTCTTCACCAAGGCGTTCGTCGACTACGACAACGTGACCCTCACGACCGACACCACGGGCGTCAACCTGCCCCGCAACGCCGACGTCAAGCTGCGCGGCATGATCGTCGGCGAGGTGCGCAAGGTCTCGCTCGACAGCGACGGCCAGGGCGTCAAGCTGATCCTCGGCATGAACCCCAAGCTGATCGGCGACGTCCCGAAGAACGTCACGGCGCAGCTCGTCCCCAAGACGCTGTTCGGCGAGAAGTACGTCGCCCTCATCCCGCCCGCGGCGGGCACCGGCGGCGGACAGTCGCTGCAGGCCGGCGACACCATCACCAAGGCCGACGTCCCGATCGAGGTCGAGACGCTGCTCAACGACCTCTACCCGCTGCTGCAGGCGGTCGACCCCGCGAGCCTGTCGTACACGCTCAGCGCCGTGTCGACGGCGCTCGAGGGTCGCGGCACGCAGGTCGGCGAGACCCTCGTGACGCTCAACAGCTACCTCAAGAAGGTCAACCCCGACGTGCCCCAGCTGGTGACCGACCTGACCAAGCTCGGCACGGTCTCCGACGCCTACGCCGCCGCGCTGCCCGACCTCGGGCGGCTGCTGCGCAACACCGTCGTGACCGGCAACACCGTGGTGGCCAAGAAGGCCCAGCTCGCCGCCTTCTTCGACGAGGGCACCCAGCTCGCCGACACGCTCACGACCTTCACCAAGGCCAACGGCGACAACCTCACGCAGCTGGCCAAGGACAGCAGGCCGGTGCTCGAGATGGTGGGCGACTACTCCGTGACCTTCCCGTGCTTCCTGAAGTCGATGGCGACGCTGATCCCGCGCCTCGACAGCGCCTTCCGCGACGGCATGCTGCACATCGACGTCGAGCTCATCCCGCAGCCCAACGCCTACAGCCCCAACGAGAACACCGACGTCTCCAAGGCCGACTTCGACAAGGCGAGCACGGGCCCCGCGGCACGCAACGGCAAGGACATCAACGCGCAGAACGCTGCCACGCCGTCGTGCCTCGACCTCAACGAGATCAACAAGGGTCGCGCGCAGCAGGAGAAGCTGTCCTCGCAGGCCAACCCCTTCACGGTGCCCGCCGACGTCTACAAGCTGGTCGGCGTCAAGCGTGCGCACTCCAAGTTCGGATCGGTCGGGCCCGACGGCGACTTCGCGCAGAACCGCCCCGCGGCATCCAGCCTCGAGCTCGAGGACCTCGTGCAGCCGAGCGCTGCCGGCATCGACTCCGCGAGCGAGCGGTCCGAGCTCAACGTGTTCCTCGGTGCGGCTCTCGGCATGTCGCCGGGCGACGTCCCCGACATCGGGTCGCTGATGATCAGCCCCGTCATGCGTGGAGCGGCGGTGAGTGCACGATGA
- a CDS encoding MlaE family ABC transporter permease, whose product MASFASIYTKPAGALDNLGRQMLFYIRVVKSVPRTVKNYKKEVLRLLAEVTLGSGSLAVIGGTIGVIAAMCFFTGTSVGIQGYAALDQLGTAALTGFISAYFNTREIAPLVAGIALAATVGCGFTAQLGAMRISEEVDALETMAIPSMPFLVTTRVIAGLIAVVPLYIVGLLASYFATRLVVTQINGQSAGTYDHYFNTFLPPSDVLWSFAKVLIFAIVVILIHCYYGYYASGGPAGVGVAVGLAVRTSIVAINVVDLLASMAIWGTNVTVRLAG is encoded by the coding sequence ATGGCCAGCTTCGCCTCCATCTACACCAAGCCCGCCGGTGCGCTCGACAACCTCGGGCGGCAGATGCTGTTCTACATCCGGGTCGTCAAGTCGGTCCCTCGCACGGTCAAGAACTACAAGAAGGAGGTCCTCCGCCTGCTCGCGGAGGTCACCCTCGGCTCCGGATCGCTCGCGGTCATCGGTGGCACGATCGGCGTCATCGCCGCGATGTGCTTCTTCACCGGCACGTCCGTCGGCATCCAGGGCTACGCGGCGCTCGACCAGCTCGGCACCGCAGCGCTGACCGGCTTCATCTCGGCCTACTTCAACACCCGCGAGATCGCCCCGCTCGTCGCCGGCATCGCGCTCGCCGCGACGGTCGGCTGCGGCTTCACGGCCCAGCTCGGCGCGATGCGCATCAGCGAGGAGGTCGACGCCCTCGAGACGATGGCCATCCCGTCGATGCCCTTCCTCGTCACGACGCGGGTCATCGCCGGGCTCATCGCCGTCGTCCCGCTGTACATCGTCGGGCTGCTGGCGTCGTACTTCGCGACCCGCCTGGTGGTGACCCAGATCAATGGGCAGAGCGCCGGCACGTACGACCACTACTTCAACACGTTCCTGCCACCCAGTGACGTGCTGTGGTCGTTCGCGAAGGTCCTGATCTTCGCGATCGTCGTGATCCTCATCCACTGCTACTACGGCTACTACGCCAGCGGCGGACCCGCTGGCGTGGGCGTTGCCGTGGGTCTGGCAGTGCGCACATCCATCGTGGCCATCAACGTGGTCGACCTGCTCGCCTCCATGGCGATCTGGGGCACCAACGTGACCGTCAGATTGGCGGGCTGA
- the rplL gene encoding 50S ribosomal protein L7/L12 produces the protein MAKLSTSDLLDAFKEMTLIELSEFVKEFEETFDVTAAAPVAVAAAPAAGGAAAGDAAAEQDEFDVILEGAGDKKIQVIKEVRTITGLGLKEAKDLVEGAPKPVLEKANKEAADKAKEALEAAGASVSVK, from the coding sequence ATGGCGAAGCTCAGCACCAGCGACCTGCTGGACGCATTCAAGGAAATGACCCTCATCGAGCTCTCCGAGTTCGTCAAGGAGTTCGAGGAGACGTTCGACGTCACCGCGGCCGCTCCTGTCGCTGTCGCCGCGGCCCCCGCCGCCGGTGGCGCTGCTGCCGGCGACGCCGCCGCGGAGCAGGACGAGTTCGACGTCATCCTCGAGGGTGCCGGCGACAAGAAGATCCAGGTCATCAAGGAAGTTCGCACGATCACCGGTCTCGGACTCAAGGAGGCCAAGGACCTCGTCGAGGGTGCGCCGAAGCCCGTCCTCGAGAAGGCCAACAAGGAAGCTGCCGACAAGGCCAAGGAGGCCCTCGAGGCCGCCGGCGCCAGCGTCTCGGTCAAGTGA
- a CDS encoding MlaE family ABC transporter permease, translated as MSFTVITGPARVSGNLFAFALDVMVALFRRPFQLKEFLLQAWFIVKVTIVPTAFVAIPFGAVIALQTGGLIKQFGAQSFTGSAAVLAVVQQAGPIATALLIAGAAGSAIAADFGARRIREELDAMMVLGIDPIQRLVVPRVLATMLVAVFLNGIVTVVGVAGGYVFNVVLQDGTPGAYLASFTALAQLPDLYQGMIKALIFGFLAAIVASYKGMNAKGGPKGVGDAVNEAVVITFTLLFVVNFFITAVYIQLIPPKGM; from the coding sequence ATGAGCTTCACCGTCATCACGGGTCCCGCCAGGGTCTCCGGCAACCTGTTCGCCTTCGCGCTCGACGTCATGGTCGCGCTGTTCAGGCGTCCGTTCCAGCTCAAGGAGTTCCTGCTCCAGGCCTGGTTCATCGTCAAGGTCACGATCGTCCCCACGGCATTCGTCGCCATCCCGTTCGGCGCCGTCATCGCGCTGCAGACCGGCGGACTGATCAAGCAGTTCGGTGCCCAGTCGTTCACCGGCTCCGCAGCGGTGCTCGCGGTCGTGCAGCAGGCCGGACCCATCGCCACGGCGCTGCTGATCGCCGGTGCCGCCGGCTCGGCCATCGCCGCCGACTTCGGTGCCCGCCGCATCCGTGAAGAGCTCGACGCCATGATGGTGCTCGGCATCGACCCGATCCAGCGACTCGTGGTGCCCCGCGTGCTCGCCACGATGCTGGTCGCGGTGTTCCTCAACGGCATCGTGACCGTCGTCGGCGTCGCGGGCGGCTACGTGTTCAACGTCGTGCTGCAGGACGGCACCCCGGGCGCGTATCTGGCCTCCTTCACGGCGCTGGCCCAGCTCCCCGACCTGTACCAGGGCATGATCAAGGCCCTGATCTTCGGCTTCCTCGCGGCGATCGTCGCGTCCTACAAGGGCATGAACGCCAAGGGCGGCCCCAAGGGCGTCGGCGACGCGGTCAACGAGGCCGTCGTCATCACCTTCACGCTGCTGTTCGTCGTCAACTTCTTCATCACCGCGGTCTACATCCAGCTCATTCCGCCGAAGGGGATGTGA
- a CDS encoding ABC transporter ATP-binding protein, with amino-acid sequence MGVEVVVEGLTKKFGSSLIWKDVTLTLPAGEISVMLGPSGTGKSVFLKTLIGLLKPNEGHVFIEGVDIANCKEKELYEIRKLFGVLFQDGAMFGSMDLYDNVAFPLREHTRKSESEIRSIVMDKMELTGLVGAERKLPGEISGGMRKRAGLARALVLDPEILLIDEPDSGLDPVRTSYINQLFIDLNAQIDATFLIVTHDINTARRVPDNIGLLYHKHLAMFGPREMLLTSEEPVVAQFLNAQTVGPIGMSEEKDADELASEAGIAMPALPPVPLQLETSDGRPRRGQREPGGWCRDNGVTPPPGSFARDADQAVTA; translated from the coding sequence GTGGGCGTTGAAGTCGTCGTCGAGGGTCTGACGAAGAAGTTCGGTAGCTCGTTGATCTGGAAGGACGTCACGCTGACGTTGCCTGCCGGTGAGATCTCCGTGATGCTCGGCCCGTCGGGCACGGGCAAGTCCGTGTTCCTGAAGACCCTGATCGGGCTGCTCAAGCCCAACGAGGGCCACGTCTTCATCGAGGGCGTCGACATCGCGAACTGCAAGGAGAAAGAGCTCTACGAGATCCGCAAGCTGTTCGGTGTGCTGTTCCAGGACGGCGCGATGTTCGGCTCGATGGACCTGTACGACAACGTCGCCTTCCCGCTGCGCGAGCACACCCGCAAGTCCGAGTCCGAGATCCGCTCGATCGTGATGGACAAGATGGAGCTGACCGGCCTGGTCGGTGCCGAGCGCAAGCTGCCCGGCGAGATCTCCGGCGGCATGCGCAAGCGCGCCGGCCTCGCCCGCGCCCTGGTGCTCGATCCCGAGATCCTGCTGATCGACGAGCCCGACTCCGGTCTCGACCCCGTGCGCACGTCCTACATCAACCAGCTCTTCATCGACCTGAACGCGCAGATCGACGCGACGTTCCTGATCGTGACCCACGACATCAACACGGCCCGCCGCGTGCCCGACAACATCGGCCTGCTCTACCACAAGCACCTGGCGATGTTCGGTCCGCGCGAGATGCTCCTGACGTCCGAGGAGCCCGTCGTCGCGCAGTTCCTCAACGCCCAGACCGTCGGCCCGATCGGCATGTCCGAGGAGAAGGACGCCGACGAGCTCGCGTCCGAGGCCGGCATCGCGATGCCGGCGCTGCCGCCCGTCCCGCTGCAGCTCGAGACCTCCGACGGCCGCCCGCGCCGCGGTCAGCGCGAGCCCGGGGGATGGTGCCGCGACAACGGCGTCACCCCGCCGCCCGGATCGTTCGCCCGCGACGCCGACCAGGCTGTCACGGCGTGA
- a CDS encoding MCE family protein, with protein MKQIDRESMGAAVKLGFFLAFTGISTLVLALTLSNGSFGDRNQYKAVFSDVTGMAKGDDVRIAGVAVGSVSKIEIIDRDKARVTFGVDTDVPLTANTNATIKFRNLVGQRYIALTQGSEGAKTALKPGSTIPEERTKEALDLNVLLNGFKPVFQALSPEDTNKFAYEIVQTLQGEGGNVENLLARTASLTSTLAGRDQLIGDVITNLSTVLDTVGSRDKELTDTIDTLQQFVTGLKDDRNAILDSVDSISDLTDETSDLLVQGRPALTEDIKQLNALTKNLSSERNLSTISNAIQILPIKVSKLGTLASSGSEFNFYLCQLKGQITIPAITLGGTQIVPETPLDLTGGEQGLKIGGQRCDQPGYDK; from the coding sequence ATGAAGCAGATCGACCGCGAATCGATGGGCGCAGCCGTCAAGCTGGGCTTCTTCCTCGCCTTCACCGGCATCTCGACGCTGGTTCTCGCCCTCACGCTGAGCAACGGCTCGTTCGGCGACCGTAACCAGTACAAGGCGGTGTTCAGCGACGTCACGGGCATGGCCAAGGGTGACGACGTCCGCATCGCCGGCGTCGCGGTGGGCTCGGTCTCCAAGATCGAGATCATCGACCGCGACAAGGCGCGGGTGACCTTCGGCGTCGACACCGACGTGCCGCTGACGGCCAACACCAACGCCACGATCAAGTTCCGCAACCTCGTGGGCCAGCGCTACATCGCCCTCACCCAGGGCTCCGAGGGGGCCAAGACCGCGCTCAAGCCCGGCAGCACGATCCCCGAGGAGCGCACCAAGGAGGCCCTCGACCTCAACGTGCTCCTCAACGGCTTCAAGCCCGTGTTCCAGGCGCTGTCTCCCGAGGACACCAACAAGTTCGCCTACGAGATCGTCCAGACCCTGCAGGGCGAGGGCGGCAACGTCGAGAACCTGCTGGCCCGCACGGCCTCGCTGACCAGCACCCTCGCGGGTCGCGACCAGCTGATCGGCGACGTCATCACCAACCTGAGCACCGTGCTCGACACGGTCGGCAGCCGCGACAAGGAGCTCACCGACACGATCGACACGCTCCAGCAGTTCGTCACGGGCCTCAAGGACGACCGCAACGCGATCCTCGACTCGGTCGACTCGATCTCCGACCTGACCGACGAGACGTCCGACCTGCTGGTGCAGGGACGCCCCGCGCTGACCGAGGACATCAAGCAGCTCAACGCGTTGACCAAGAACCTGTCGTCGGAGCGCAACCTCTCGACGATCTCCAACGCGATCCAGATCCTGCCGATCAAGGTCTCGAAGCTGGGCACGCTGGCCTCGTCGGGCAGCGAGTTCAACTTCTACCTGTGCCAGCTGAAGGGACAGATCACGATCCCGGCGATCACGCTGGGTGGCACCCAGATCGTCCCGGAGACCCCCCTCGACCTGACCGGTGGAGAGCAGGGTCTCAAGATCGGCGGCCAACGATGCGACCAGCCGGGGTATGACAAGTGA